Genomic DNA from Klebsiella variicola:
AGGTTGGCGACGTGAACCAGACACGAGGCCATCGGTTTTCCCCCGGAAAGGCATTACTCTGCCCGCAGCTTAGTCGTCAATGTAAGAATAATGAGTAAGTTACGATGAAAAGAATGTTAATCAACGCAACTCAGCAGGAAGAGTTGCGCGTCGCCCTTGTTGATGGGCAGCGCCTGTACGACCTGGATATCGAAAGCCCCGGGCACGAACAGAAAAAAGCGAACATCTACAAAGGCAAAATCACCCGCATTGAACCTAGCCTTGAAGCCGCGTTTGTCGATTACGGCGCCGAGCGTCATGGTTTCCTCCCCCTCAAAGAAATCGCCCGCGAATACTTCCCTGCTAACTACAATGCGCACGGTCGTCCTAATATCAAAGACGTGCTGCGCGAAGGTCAGGAAGTTATCGTGCAGATTGATAAAGAAGAACGCGGCAACAAAGGCGCTGCGCTCACCACCTTTATCAGCCTGGCAGGCAGCTATCTGGTCCTGATGCCGAACAACCCGCGCGCGGGAGGCATTTCCCGCCGTATCGAGGGCGACGACCGTACTGAACTGAAAGAAGCGCTGGCGAGCCTGGAGCTTCCGGACGGCATGGGTCTTATCGTTCGCACCGCTGGCGTCGGCAAATCTGCCGAAGCCCTGCAGTGGGACCTGAGCTTCCGCCTGAAGCACTGGGAAGCGATTCAGAAAGCCGCGGAAAGCCGTCCGGCGCCGTTCCTGATCCACCAGGAAAGCAACGTGATTGTCCGCGCATTCCGCGATTATCTGCGCCAGGACATCGGCGAAATCCTGATCGATAACCCGAAAGTGCTCGAGCTGGCGCGCCAGCATATCGCCGCACTGGGTCGTCCGGATTTCAGCAGCAAAATCAAACTGTACACCGGTGAAATCCCGCTGTTCAGCCATTATCAGATTGAATCGCAAATTGAGTCCGCCTTCCAGCGTGAAGTGCGCCTGCCTTCCGGTGGGTCTATCGTTATCGACAGCACCGAAGCGCTGACCGCGATCGATATCAACTCCGCCCGCGCCACCCGCGGCGGCGATATCGAAGAGACAGCCTTCAATACCAACCTTGAAGCGGCTGACGAGATTGCCCGCCAGCTGCGTCTGCGCGACCTCGGCGGCTTGATCGTTATCGACTTTATCGATATGACCCCGGTTCGCCACCAGCGTGCGGTGGAAAACCGTCTGCGTGAAGCCGTTCGTCAGGACCGCGCGCGCATTCAGATTAGCCATATTTCGCGCTTCGGCCTGCTGGAGATGTCTCGCCAGCGCCTGAGCCCGTCGCTGGGCGAATCCAGCCATCACGTCTGCCCGCGCTGCTCCGGCACCGGTACCGTGCGTGATAACGAATCGCTGTCGCTCTCTATTCTGCGTCTGATTGAAGAAGAGGCGCTGAAAGAGAACACCAAAGAAGTCCACGCCATCGTTCCGGTACCGATCGCCTCTTATCTGCTGAACGAAAAACGTGCCGCAGTGAGCGCAATCGAATCCCGTCAGGGCGATGTCCGCGTCATTATCGTGCCAAACGACGAGATGCAGACGCCGCACTACTCCGTCCTGCGCGTGCGCAAAGGTGAAGAGACCTCAACGCTGAGCTATCTGCTGCCGAAGCTGCATGAAGAAGAGATGGCGCTGCCTGGTGACGAGGAGCCAGCAGAACGTAAACGTCCGGAGCAGCCTGCGCTGGCCGCCTTTGTGATGCCTGACGCCCCACCGGCACCGATGCTGGAAGAGCCTGTGGCTGCCCCTGCGGTCGC
This window encodes:
- the rne gene encoding ribonuclease E; translated protein: MKRMLINATQQEELRVALVDGQRLYDLDIESPGHEQKKANIYKGKITRIEPSLEAAFVDYGAERHGFLPLKEIAREYFPANYNAHGRPNIKDVLREGQEVIVQIDKEERGNKGAALTTFISLAGSYLVLMPNNPRAGGISRRIEGDDRTELKEALASLELPDGMGLIVRTAGVGKSAEALQWDLSFRLKHWEAIQKAAESRPAPFLIHQESNVIVRAFRDYLRQDIGEILIDNPKVLELARQHIAALGRPDFSSKIKLYTGEIPLFSHYQIESQIESAFQREVRLPSGGSIVIDSTEALTAIDINSARATRGGDIEETAFNTNLEAADEIARQLRLRDLGGLIVIDFIDMTPVRHQRAVENRLREAVRQDRARIQISHISRFGLLEMSRQRLSPSLGESSHHVCPRCSGTGTVRDNESLSLSILRLIEEEALKENTKEVHAIVPVPIASYLLNEKRAAVSAIESRQGDVRVIIVPNDEMQTPHYSVLRVRKGEETSTLSYLLPKLHEEEMALPGDEEPAERKRPEQPALAAFVMPDAPPAPMLEEPVAAPAVAAAPVAAAAPAQPGLLSRFFSALKNIFSGTEEAKPVEVPVEKKAEEKPERQQERRKPRSNNRRDRNDRNDRRDNRDNRDNRDNRDNRDTRADNAEGREPRESREENRRNRREKQPQNVEARDARQTVGDDADKAKSRDEQQPRRERSRRRNDDKRQAQQEAKVQTREEPEVQETEQEERVQTLPRRKPRQLSQKVRIESAVAEQTAEIAPETVVAEVATPRSEPVKAELPAVVENVVEHDENGESREANGMPRRSRRSPRHLRVSGQRRRRYRDERYPTQSPMPLTVACASPEMASGKVWIRYPVVRPQDQQPEEVPVQDTSAIEAIEAVATPVAVVETVTAAPVTVEPATMEPVTAEPVVVEPVVAAEPVIVDTPEIVEPAAVEPAPVEAPAVEAPQAIAPVTIDAEPVTVEPEVVETAPVVEAPVETIVPATETVVEAPVTEAAPTAPAEPVKAETPVSKPVVVAGDRHATAPMTRAPAPAYVPEAPRHSTWVRPPFAFEGKGAAGGHSATRKATAEPTRPQPVE